The Gemmatimonadaceae bacterium genome window below encodes:
- a CDS encoding type II toxin-antitoxin system RelE/ParE family toxin — protein MPPCDLRRYQDLDGHVPFDTWLSTMTEPGKAQNLAAAMKIAAALQRLASEGHALRRPTSAPLRDGVHELRVEIGRVNYRALYFFAGEGVAVIAHGCTKEAAVDEADIDRAVLRRRRYMAAPRAHTAPSA, from the coding sequence ATGCCTCCTTGCGATCTCCGTCGATATCAGGATCTCGACGGGCACGTGCCGTTCGACACGTGGCTGAGCACGATGACGGAGCCAGGCAAGGCGCAGAATCTGGCGGCCGCTATGAAGATCGCAGCAGCGCTACAGCGACTCGCATCGGAGGGGCACGCGCTGCGACGACCCACGTCCGCACCACTCCGCGACGGTGTGCACGAACTCCGCGTAGAGATTGGCAGGGTCAACTATCGGGCACTCTACTTCTTTGCGGGGGAAGGGGTAGCCGTTATCGCGCACGGGTGCACCAAGGAGGCTGCCGTGGATGAGGCAGATATCGACAGGGCAGTGCTGCGTCGCCGCAGGTACATGGCAGCACCGCGCGCCCATACGGCGCCTTCCGCATAG
- a CDS encoding helix-turn-helix transcriptional regulator — MASRKPQKPMRNDALKVMTQMFGGAPGWEKGVAAAAAAAEIAEEVYALRERHGLTQLGLAMLIGSSQSAVARMENGAYRGHSFAVLRRMAAAVGEQVSFKFVAAAPGFLPSTGSKKPVRLAQTPRSSGVRPIEKKRLVRGRA; from the coding sequence ATGGCATCGCGAAAACCGCAGAAGCCTATGCGCAATGATGCGTTGAAGGTGATGACGCAGATGTTCGGCGGCGCGCCAGGATGGGAGAAGGGTGTGGCCGCCGCTGCGGCCGCTGCGGAGATCGCCGAGGAAGTGTACGCGCTGCGCGAACGTCACGGCCTCACGCAGCTCGGCTTGGCCATGCTGATCGGCTCATCGCAATCGGCGGTCGCACGCATGGAGAATGGCGCGTATCGTGGGCATTCGTTCGCCGTGTTGCGGCGTATGGCGGCGGCAGTTGGCGAGCAGGTGAGCTTCAAGTTTGTCGCAGCCGCGCCGGGCTTCCTCCCCTCGACCGGTTCGAAGAAGCCTGTTCGTTTAGCGCAGACTCCGCGTAGTTCAGGAGTCCGGCCGATCGAAAAGAAGCGGCTGGTGAGGGGGCGTGCATGA
- a CDS encoding toll/interleukin-1 receptor domain-containing protein → MAMPLIATGDQQRSISEVVPVLLEVLTRHMRLGSALGRAVIAVHDAMSVPTVREAIRQFRSRATVLPVVNEHEVFISYQHGSVNEIDHFLSVVRSARPRTSVWMDRERLKPGHGWNSMIAGAIDGAKIFVPFYSRQYFSSMICQEELAAAHIRRRALRSEFILPVLLDDVALSSYLQVTQFKDARINNKEKLTEAAHSLAARLDARTTTFAPLRDFN, encoded by the coding sequence GTGGCTATGCCCCTCATCGCGACCGGCGACCAGCAGCGATCGATCAGTGAAGTGGTCCCCGTGTTGCTTGAGGTGCTCACGCGTCACATGCGGCTTGGGTCGGCGCTCGGGCGCGCGGTGATTGCCGTGCATGACGCGATGAGCGTCCCCACGGTTCGGGAGGCGATCCGGCAATTCCGATCGCGTGCGACCGTGCTGCCGGTCGTGAATGAACACGAAGTATTCATCAGCTATCAGCACGGCAGCGTGAACGAGATCGACCACTTCCTTAGCGTGGTCCGGTCGGCGCGGCCGAGGACTTCGGTGTGGATGGATCGGGAACGCCTGAAACCCGGGCATGGATGGAATTCGATGATCGCCGGGGCCATCGACGGCGCGAAGATTTTCGTGCCGTTCTACTCGCGCCAGTATTTCAGCTCCATGATCTGCCAGGAGGAGCTGGCGGCCGCGCATATCCGACGGCGGGCGTTGCGGAGTGAATTCATTCTGCCAGTCCTCCTTGATGACGTTGCACTGTCGTCATACTTGCAGGTTACGCAGTTCAAGGATGCGCGGATCAATAACAAGGAAAAGCTGACGGAGGCTGCGCATTCGTTGGCCGCCAGGCTCGACGCGCGAACGACGACGTTTGCCCCGCTGCGGGACTTCAACTGA